Part of the Immundisolibacter sp. genome is shown below.
GCCCGGTGAAGGTCAGTTCCGCCGCCCGCTGGTGACCGAGCGCACGCGGCAAAAACCAGGCCCCGCCGTCGCCCGGAATGATGCCCAGGTTCAGGAAGGTCTCGCCAAAACGCGCCTTCGTGGACGCCAGACGCAGGTCACACATCATGGCGATATCGAAGCCCGCACCCACCGCCGCACCGTTGACCGCGGCGATCACCGGCACCTCCAGTTCATACAGCGCCAGTGGAATGCGCTGGATGCCCAGCCGGTAGGACTGCTGGATGTCCATGGCGCTGCCGCCGAAGATGCCCTCCTTGGCCTGCATTTTCTTGACATTGCCGCCCGACGAGAACGCCTCACCGGCGCCAGTGACAATCAGCACCGAGATTTCCGGCCGTGCGGCAATGCTGCCAAGCACCGACACGATCTCGTCGATCATGCCCTCGTCGCTGATGGCATTGCGCGTGGCCGGCTGGTTGAAGGTGAGGGTCGCGACACGGTCCGCGACCTCGAAAATGACGTGCTGATAACTCATGAGATGTCCGGTTGGCGGGCAGGATTACAGGGTACAGCGACCGGCGTCCACGACATGGGCGGCGACGCGCTGGCGC
Proteins encoded:
- a CDS encoding crotonase/enoyl-CoA hydratase family protein translates to MSYQHVIFEVADRVATLTFNQPATRNAISDEGMIDEIVSVLGSIAARPEISVLIVTGAGEAFSSGGNVKKMQAKEGIFGGSAMDIQQSYRLGIQRIPLALYELEVPVIAAVNGAAVGAGFDIAMMCDLRLASTKARFGETFLNLGIIPGDGGAWFLPRALGHQRAAELTFTGRLVNADEALSIGIVLEVLAPEALMARARELAAQIAAKPPQALRIGKRLLRAGQHMDLKPFLDYCAALQAACHGTEDHAEALSAFFDKRPGQYQGR